A region of the uncultured Bacteroides sp. genome:
CACCTTCAATAGGTGTAACTTTGGTAATTTTACTACCCATTGTTTTAACAATGCGCCAGCCTCCAACCATAGTTCCAAGACCAATTGCACCAAAGCATGATAAAGGAACCCAATCGGGTACATTCTTAATAGAGTCTATCTGGCCTGCTGCAATCATTGCAGTAGCAATAATACCCATCACCTTTTGAGAATCATTCAAACCGTGTCCCAAACTGAACATACCAGAAGTTACTAATTGGAATCTCCTGAAGAAGTTCTCGGCAAAGCGAGCATTAACTTTTCTGAATATCCATAAAACGGAAATAGTGATAGCTGAAGATACAACCAAACCAATAACCGGAGCCAATACAATAAACGAAGCGATTGTTATAATTACTGAAGTGTGGATAGATTGAAATCCTGCACCACAAATTGCAGCTCCTGCAAAACCGCCGATTAAGGTGTGAGATGATGATGAAGGAATACCAAGCCACCATGTCATAAGGTTCCATGAAATTGCGGCAATCAGTCCTGAAAGAATAATTGGTAAAGTGATATATTGCTCTAAAACAACTTTAGAAACAGTGTTGGCAATACCAAACTCTCCAATAAGATATTTAGCTACAAAGAATGCAATAAAGTTGAACATTGCAGCCCATATAACAGCTTGTACAGGAGATAAAACCCGAGTAGTTACAACTGTTGCAATAGAATTAGCTGCATCGTGAAAGCCATTAATAAAGTCGAAAATTAGTCCTAATGCAATAACAATAATAAGTAATGTCATATGATTCTATTTTATTAGGCGTATTTTACGAGAATAGTTGTAATAACTTTCCCTGTACTGTTGATCTTATTCGCAGCTTTTTCAAGTTCCTGAATAATTTCCTTCAGTTTGATAAGTTCAACAGTATCGTTCATTGTGTCAGCTCCTTTAAAAAGGCTCATAATAGCTTCTTCATATACAACGTCAGCTTCTTCTTCCAGTCTTTTAATCTCTTTGCAATGTGCGCGAAGACGAAGATCTGTTTTCTTCATGTTAGAAAGTTCACTAGCTGCGCTTTGGATTTCGTTGCTACCCTTTTTGATAATGTCAACTAAAGTAACGGAATGACTAGGAAAACTGTGTGGTTGGTAAAGAAGCACTTTTTGTGCACAACGGTTAATTACGTCAATAACATCATCCATAACATCTGCAAGAGCATGAACATCTTCCCTGTCAAAAGGAGTAATGAATGTGTTGTTTAACTCGTGGATAATACTTCCGGTAACTTTGTCACCTTTAACTTCTTCGGCTTTAATCAGTCTGCACAATTCAGTTCTATGTCCTTCATCTGCACAAGAAAAGAGCTCTTGTAGATAGGTTGATGACTGAGAGAGAATTGAAGCAGTTTCTTCCAACATTGGGAAAAACTTAACATCTTTTGGAGCAAACATGCTCATTAAAGTATTAATTTTCATCAGTAGTCTATATTATTTCAGGTGCAAATATAGAGCTTTCATATTATTAATCCAATAATATCTAATTATTTATATTCAAAATAAATGCGGTTGTAACGCGGTTGTAACACAACTGTAATATGTTTATATTCTCGTGTAAAACAAATGTTATTGCATGACGTTTCTGAATGTCCTACAAAATTGGGAAATCAAAAAATATCGGGATCATAATAAGTAAAGAAAATGAATTTATTGTATGCTTTAGATCTTTTTGAGATATAACAAAATTATCTGGTTAATTAGGCATTAATCGGATAAGCCATTTTATTTATTATATTTGCAAAAAACAGATATTTAGATGGAATTTTCTTCTTTTGCAGATACTTATCAAGAAGCTCCGATTATTCTAACCGAAGGCGCTATTGTTGAACGATTGCGTCGTGAATATCACATCCCGTTGGATAATGATATTGTGCATGCCGGATTAATATATAATGATAAATACAGATGTGTTTTGGCTGAGATTTATAAACAATATATGGATATTGCAGAATCTTTTCAGTTACCCATTATGTTAATGACTCCCACAAGAAGAGTGAATAGTGAACGGGTTGGTCGTTCTATTTATAGAGATAAAGATATAATAGCTGATAATGTGGCATTCTTAACTCAGCTAAAATCGGGCTATAATACTCCTGTCTATATTGGAGGGCTGACGGGATGCCGTGGAGATGCGTATGACCCAGTAATGTCTTTATCGGAAAATGATTCTTTCAAATTC
Encoded here:
- a CDS encoding inorganic phosphate transporter, which codes for MTLLIIVIALGLIFDFINGFHDAANSIATVVTTRVLSPVQAVIWAAMFNFIAFFVAKYLIGEFGIANTVSKVVLEQYITLPIILSGLIAAISWNLMTWWLGIPSSSSHTLIGGFAGAAICGAGFQSIHTSVIITIASFIVLAPVIGLVVSSAITISVLWIFRKVNARFAENFFRRFQLVTSGMFSLGHGLNDSQKVMGIIATAMIAAGQIDSIKNVPDWVPLSCFGAIGLGTMVGGWRIVKTMGSKITKVTPIEGVCAEAAGSLTLYLTEALKIPVSTTHTITGSIMGVGAVKRLSAVRWGVTIDLLWAWILTIPVSAVLAGLIYLLVNFIGIK
- a CDS encoding DUF47 family protein, with the protein product MKINTLMSMFAPKDVKFFPMLEETASILSQSSTYLQELFSCADEGHRTELCRLIKAEEVKGDKVTGSIIHELNNTFITPFDREDVHALADVMDDVIDVINRCAQKVLLYQPHSFPSHSVTLVDIIKKGSNEIQSAASELSNMKKTDLRLRAHCKEIKRLEEEADVVYEEAIMSLFKGADTMNDTVELIKLKEIIQELEKAANKINSTGKVITTILVKYA